The genome window ATTCAATTGTATGGTTGCCGAGGTTCGGTAAGGCGGCAACGGTTGCTTGTGGCAGGATAATACGCCGCAGTGCTTGCGGATAGGTCATGCCGACGCTGTACGCTGCTTCGACTTGTCCTTTATCAACGGACTGGTAAGCTGAGCGGAACACTTCTGACATGTAAGCACCTGTGTGAAGGGCAAAGGTGATCACGACAAAAGTAATGCGAGACCAATGGTTAATATCGATGCCGATCGCAAGCAATAGTTGAGGAATGCCAAAATAGACGAGAAAGAGCTGAACGATTAAAGGCGTGCTTCTCGTAAATGACAGGTAGACGGTTGCGATTGGATGAAATATCGGCAGCCTAGCGATGCGAATCAACGCCAAAATCCCGCCAACGATGAGCGAACATACG of Litoribacterium kuwaitense contains these proteins:
- a CDS encoding amino acid ABC transporter permease translates to MTFGVEDWVTIFAQVLERLPLTLLILTLSLVCSLIVGGILALIRIARLPIFHPIATVYLSFTRSTPLIVQLFLVYFGIPQLLLAIGIDINHWSRITFVVITFALHTGAYMSEVFRSAYQSVDKGQVEAAYSVGMTYPQALRRIILPQATVAALPNLGNHTIELLKDTALAFTIGIIDIMGQVKLIIGNNYGLGMFEVYVAIAIVYWAICIAIELGVLGLERLFIKGRASITK